From Vigna unguiculata cultivar IT97K-499-35 chromosome 5, ASM411807v1, whole genome shotgun sequence, the proteins below share one genomic window:
- the LOC114183341 gene encoding uncharacterized protein LOC114183341, whose translation MLDVMSLSYPFQTLLLGCVTAPTRRYFCRTRWCHVQATPPSSVILNADESGKFSEKIHATNLASGKGVPFATQGSTVGIIGGVSVDATLKFLRKLVELSSEDGGNSIPFVLCSDPLFSKELLSFERSYFVSSTSRAENLKLDSSPIVESLRNKRVFLENSGASCIVIPCNVSHSWYEQVCEGCSVPVLHMAECVAKELKEAKLKPLEAGSPLRIGVLATNATLAAGFYKEKLQNEGFEVVLPDRATMEHTVIPAIEALNRKDMEGACNLLRIALQVLLVRAANSVILASDDMRDLLPPDDPLLRKCVDPMDALARSTMKWVKSSEHNL comes from the exons ATGTTGGATGTGATGTCTTTGAGTTATCCGTTCCAAACATTATTACTAGGTTGTGTAACTGCTCCTACTCGCAGATACTTTTGCAGGACAAGGTGGTGCCATGTTCAAGCCACACCCCCCTCTTCAGTTATTTTGAATGCAGATGAAAGTGGGAAATTTTCTGAGAAGATTCATGCCACAAACCTTGCTTCAGGAAAGGGTGTTCCTTTCGCCACTCAGGGAAGTACTGTGGGTATAATTGGAGGGGTGTCTGTGGATGCCACTCTCAAATTTTTGAGAAAACTTGTGGAGTTGAGTTCAGAAGATGGAGGAAATTCTATTCCTTTTGTTCTGTGTTCTGATCCTCTCTTTAGTAAGGAGCTTCTGTCCTTCGAAAGGAGTTATTTTGTTTCTAGCACAAGTAGAGCGGAAAATTTGAAGCTGGATTCTTCTCCGATTGTGGAGAGTCTCAGAAACAAGAGGGTTTTTCTTGAGAATTCTGGGGCCAGTTGCATAGTCATTCCTTGTAATGTGTCACATTCTTGGTATGAACAAGTGTGTGAGGGATGTTCTGTTCCTGTTCTTCACATGGCCGAGTGTGTTGCCAAGGAGCTCAAGGAAGCTAAGCTAAAGCCTCTTGAAGCTGGTAGTCCTTTGCGGATTGGAGTACTAGCAACAAATGCAACTCTGGCAGCAGGTTTTTATAAAGAGAAGCTTCAAAATGAA GGTTTTGAGGTTGTACTGCCTGATAGAGCAACAATGGAGCATACAGTGATACCTgcaattgaagctttgaacagAAAGGACATGGAAGGGGCATGCAATCTATTGAGAATTGCACTTCAAGTTCTTTTGGTGAGAGCAGCAAATTCTGTTATTCTTGCTTCTGATGATATGCGGGACCTCTTGCCCCCAGATGATCCTCTTCTCAGAAAATGTGTTGACCCAATGGACGCATTAGCCAGGTCAACTATGAAATGGGTAAAATCCTCTGAGCATAATTTATGA